Part of the Labrus bergylta chromosome 19, fLabBer1.1, whole genome shotgun sequence genome, TGTATCATTCCTGCAACATTAATAACATTGATGTACTGCAGTTAGTTTTTGCTCATTACTTGCTggtttttcaattaaaaaacacaacaacaaagaaaccatgaaagattttctttctttcggGAGCTTATATCTTTTTTGCATATTGCTCCAGGAGCGTTATATTGGGTCTAGTTTGGGTCTTGGCCTTTTTTAGGGCACTTGGAGAGATTTTGGTCCTGATCTTTCCATTTCAACAAATACTAAAAGTGAGTTTGTTCCAGCTGCCTCTGTTTAAACAGcattgtttaaacattttaagatgCCTAATGTGTGTCAAATTAGTTATTAATATAGCTTAGATTCAGCTCTGATCATTTACACACAACTAACACACGAGTTGACGTCAATGTTGGTCTGTTGGTAACATCTTGATAATTGTTATTTTAAGCACTTCATGGTCAATATTACTGTcttgtttatatttattacaCTCTCCAGCTTTACAAGTTTCAATTTGAGCCCAAGGTTAACTATGTATCGACAATATTACACTTGTAAAATGACCATTGTTTTAACTTtagtttattatttcattttggtACTTTTTTGTCATAACCAAATATTCAGACTaagttctgttttctgtttgtttcaatattATAGTTCTCTCCGTTTGGAGTTCCAGGttccctctgctgccctcttgtgTCTTCCACATGTATCACCGTCCACCCCAACCCTCCTGTGTCATTCTCATAGTCCCAGCTGTACCTCATCTGCCTTTAGTCTGAGTGTCCCCTTCTTATTGTGCCAGTTTGGCTCAGAACCttgtgtgagtttttttttttgtttgttttttttcttgtgctgATTTTTGGATCTTGTTTTTACCCTGGGGTTTTGTATCTCTGACCGTTTGTTGGAACTTATCTTGAAGCAAACTTTAGCTTTAAACACTTTGTTGAGAGTTGTGCATTTTGTCCACTGTTTGTGCCAAGCTTGACCCTTTTTAAGGTGTTCACAAAAAATATATCAGTAACCACTTGTGTTGAAAGTATCCAAGTCAAACAGTTTCATGATTTTCTTTGACAGGTCTtggaaaaaagtttttcttacaaaaaataaGCTTCTAGAGGAAGGCCATGAAGTCCAACACATAGATGCTGCAGAGAGGGTCCTGATCAATTATTACAaggaaagcttttttttttttttttaaagtcttataCGACTCAAAACAgtaataaaaaagtaaagacGTTTGAAGATGTAGCCTATCATCACTATTGTATTTACACAAAAGTAATATCTTGTCGttttaacaaaaacactttgGCTTAGAGATCACACCAATATTTCGGAGGCCCATATTTAGATTCAAGTCAGACAGTGCTCGCCATGACACCGGAAATATGATCTTAGATAAAATGTTCATGTCGACATTTGGTTTGAGAGTTAATTAATTATTGTGTTTGATTGGTGATTTTTCTCCAGTAGCCATAATGTTTCGTGATTCGGACGCATTCACAGTGCGTAATAGTTCCAAACTAAAATTGCAATTTtgcaagttttatttttttaagacatgGCCGGAAGtgttcctgtttttgttgccatcAGGTGTGTTTCCACCTTGACGCGCAGGTACACGGAATTGGTTTAAAACTCACCTGAAACGGACATTTTTTGCGCGATATTCATGTGAGGAGTGGCTCAGAATGGATCTAAACAGAAGTCTTTTATGACGGGAGAAGAAGACGGTGTTTATTCGGGAGCCGGTTGGAGGACTCACCGTGTTTACTGTGAGTAATGTTTTTTAGTGAGGAGTCCAGAAGTCCTCTAATGGAGGAAAGAGCCGCGATGACGAGTCGCCATGAAAGTGAAATTACTTTCTGAAGCACGAATAGAGCTGTAGTTCATGTGTGTCAAACGGTAACATGCAGCCTAATTATTAGGGAGAAAGTCAAGAAGGACACACTGCATATAAAATGccacttctttgtttgtttttcatcgaAATGCATAAAATAAACACTGCTTTCATTCGACCTAAACAGATGCCCTAGGCTCGTAACGCCAGACTCGTTATGAGACATTGGCATTTTTACTCGTATTAAGGTTTCAAAGCATATTTATACCCGTAAAGACatcattttagattttaaatcatagattaaaatagttttttttattaatttcgGCACTGTACATAATTGGTTCACTCTATTAAAAGAGGTGGCTTTTATATGCTATTTAAGTTTTCAAACATAATTTCCTGTGTGGCACTTATCCTCATTAGAACCAGTTGGGTTGCCTGCCACCTGGGGATAGTAGTTTCAACATGAGACTTGAAGAGCGATGCCCTCAGGTGGCTTCAAGTGGTTTGAGTTTTAGCCTGGAAGATTGGATAAAAGACAAGCTTGTtgtttagtgattttttttttttttaaatactgtctTACGTGACATCTCAGTTGTCTCCTTTGTCTCCCGTGTTTGTTCAGATTTCTTGAGCCATTAAGTCATGTCAGCCGGCAGCACTGGCAGTCTGAGACACAACTCAGGAGCTGGAAGCCACAAACATGGACccagccgcagcagcagcagccagaggTCGTCTTACGAGGAGCGATGTGTGGATCCAGTGGAAGACAGGCTCCCGACCCCAGAGCCGAAGACGGTCCACAGAGCTCACCTGAAAGATGCCAACGGAAAGGAGTCTGAGACCATCGGCTTCATTCCTGGCTCGGCCGACCCTCCCTCTGCGACGCAAACCTGCAATCCGTGCGCTTctcagaggagctgcaggaccTTCGTGTGCAGCGTGCTCACATGCGGCCTGTATAGGGTGTGTGAGCGTTCCATCCTTGCTCCGTGCCTGGCACCAAATGAGAGCTCCACAGACGAACCAGAGAGAATCAGCCTCCGTGCTGTGAACCCAGAAGACAAGAAGGAAGAGGATGCAACAGACTGGCTGGGGGATGTTTGCATAGGTGGAGTCAAAGTTGACAGTCCGAGAGTGTATTTAGATGCTGTAGAGAAACCTCCGTCATATGTTTCTCCACCCAGCAGCTACACACGACCCAACCAGCCGTCCCTGCACGAGTCCATGAGATTTGACGACTGGGATGATGCCGAAGAGGACGTGGACTCACTGATCACCAAGAAGCTGCTGGAGCTGTACTCCGAATATCAGATCGAAGAGTTGGCCAGGTGCACGTCAGACTCTTTGTTTCTGAGGAAGAGCAAAGCCATCAACCATCTCATCAACTCACTGGCGGAGGAGCACCAAATGGGCGAGCAGGAGGTGGAGTGTCGGCTTGTGCGCGGAATCATCCGCATCAGCACTCGGAAAAGTAGGAGGAAGCCGGCCGTctccaggagagagaggacgctGTCGGACAGCGGGAATGAGACGATGAAGGAGAGCGATTCCTATACCTTCAGCAACAACAGTGAGTTTGAGTTCTTCACTGCTTCATTCCAAATGATCTGTCACCATTTGCACAGATCTGCTTTCCAGCCATTGAGtaaccatttaccatttttcattcttttcctcCAGATGACTACAAATCAAACCCAAACATTCAAATATCAGAGCTGACCTCCTCTGACCAGCATGCCAGAGATATGTGGAGGAACAATGGAGGTAAGAAAACTTCCtttattatgtcatttttataCATAACAGACAGGGGAGGGGGAACATCAATTTACTTAACGATGTCATTTCTTTTCCCAATACTGAGACTGACTATTTGGTGTCTTAACTCATTTTTATGGCCCTAGCTTGATGTTCAAAAACATCTTAATGTTGTGGGAGGTTTACagaacatgtatttatttttttttttttaaagatgaagcTTCTtcaatttataaataaatgtttttgcagCCCAGGAAAGTCAGATACTAGTAGTGATTGTATGCATTGCAAATAATGGCACATCTGCACTCATGCTTAGGTTTATAAGGCAGAGCAAAGTACATCTATTTTAAGAGCACTATTAATGGGGTGCcaatggcctagcggttagttcACAAGCCCTATGTGCAGGGGTTACAGTTTTCAATGTGGGacgcctgggtttgaatccaacctgtggctcctgtgcCACATGTCTTTCTCCATTTTCTCACTCTCTGATTACCGgataaaaaggccaaaaaaaaaaaaaaaaaaaatgaaaacagcattaTTGCATAGAGCGATTCAGAGTACTTtacaaagatataaaaaaaaaacattaagaaaatgaagagtattaaaagaaatatgacattaaGCAAAAAGTAAGGTAttcaaatatattaaaatataaagtgaaagagaaagtaatacattaaaaaacaaaatataagaATGAGTTCTATTTATGTCTCAGTCACACTAGACAAAGTTGTCCTGTATTGTACTTAAGCCCTAATGCCCCCAGCTCCCcattcccctgctggcctgcactcacactgctccaggactaactggGTCTGAGCACGGTCACCTCTTTTACATAACGTCGTCATACAACATATAACGGCTTTACATAATAATTAAgtgtgcttagtttacaagacaggcggactcgaaaatcaaaaatacaaaaaaataaaattaaccCGTGTAGGAGAACAACACAGGGAACGTGACaactactttactgactttttGGCTTATTTTGCAGTAATGGTCGATTACTGATATAAGTGGAATAGAATGTGgtgtaaaacattttgttcacatGGAccttatgatttatttatttccttggCCCAAAGATGATACTCTAGAATAGTAACTGTAGTGTAAAACCAAAATCCTTAGAAGTGTTTGACATATTGGATCAGCACTCATTCAACAATGGTGGATGTTTGAATCAGGAGTTAAGGATATGGTCCCAGGCATACAACATAATTCTTGTTTTTCCATTGAAATAAGATTTGAAATTATAGCTTGAATAGTAAGTTGTGCAATTTACTTGGTTTGTTCCTTATGTTAAGTCACTGACTTTGAATCATGATCTAGTTTTATCTTCCTTGTAACATTTGTTTGGCTGCGAGCCCGGGGGAAATCCAACATGCATGTTAGTGCCAACAATGTCTGCCCTCATATTACCGATGGCGCAGTACACACCAGGGTTTGTTTTCATAAAACATGGTTTCACTTCCTGATCAACTCTCTAAACATCCACTTGGATTTCTGACAAAACAATGACACTGCATTTTAAGGACATTAAAACCATACTGTAGCCGTAAAATGAACTTACCAAAACACAGTGTCAAATTTCTTGTAAATGCAAATGTACTAGGCAATACAAACTGATTCTGAACTTATGATGTACTCCTATAAAAGTTATAAATACTTTAAAGTGTTCTCACACAAAACTcctacatttttcactcagacttcaccctTCCTTCTTCCTTCCTGTCCCCCAGCAAAATGTCCTCACAGAGTCAGAGCgaactgatgtgtgtgtgtgatcacagcaggtaatattcaggaaaTATTATATTCGGGGATGACGTTAATATCACACGAACAGGATGGACCGTTGCAAAGTTTGTGCATGTAGTGAAGCTACTTCATACTGTTTACTGCTTGCAAAAATGTTCTTTACCACTCATTTGTCTCTGTGCATCATTCAATTGTCTCGCTGTGTCTACACTGgagtaaaggcaaaaactggTCAGTCTGTGTTCCGTCGTCAGACATCTTGGATTTTTgggttgtgtttttatgtcatGTTCTGCTTCCTGAAACCTGTCTCAAAAATGTGCGCACAAATTCAAGGactgcactttttaaaaagttcatgCACCAAATCCGACTCTCATGGCAGACGATTCACCAGTAACATAAAGGGTATACGAGTCCAAGTTCAGATGTATGCTGCTGCGTTTTCCGAGTTTGAAATGTGCATGGAAAAACAAAGCAAGCTGACTTTTATTGTCATGGTAACAATAATAAACAGGAGTCAATTTGATGCCACATAGCTGCTCAGTCTCAGGAGCTGCCACAGGTAAGCAGTATGAAGTTAAAACGCTTTTTGGACAAATGGAGCCACCTCCCGCTATGTTATATTTGTTGGCTAAAAAACAACGTATTACTTAAAGGCGGTAGGGCCAGTGTTTTTAATCAAACCCTGGACCCCCATATACAAATACATAATAATGTATAATAattttattataatataataataatatatacttgccaagaaaatgaataaaagtcaCAATCAAAACAATATAGCGGGCCAGATTAGATGTGCTAAGTGAGAGCTCAAATTTGAATTGTTGCTCTTTTCATAGGCATGTGTTTTGCACAGATTTTACAAATTTCACCTGGCTCCCTacactgtctttgttttctaaACACATTGTATGACGGGTCTGCGGGGTTATAAATTTAGTTTTAAACGTGGGGAGAAATGGTGAAAGcgaaaaaatgttttgaattcctCGTAAATGTAATAAACATGTTATATGGGATTCTTAAATGAGGCCAACTCGTATTTTGAGTGTCACATACATGTATCCAGTGACTTGATTGAACAATACATTttctatatatttaaaaaaatgaggtCAGAAAGGTGCAGGATAGTCTAGTGGTTATGTCGAAGGCGCCATGTGCAGATGCTTTAGTCCTCGCCGCAGCAaccgtgggttcgaatctggCCTCAGCCCTTTGCTTTATGTCATC contains:
- the kdf1b gene encoding keratinocyte differentiation factor 1 is translated as MSAGSTGSLRHNSGAGSHKHGPSRSSSSQRSSYEERCVDPVEDRLPTPEPKTVHRAHLKDANGKESETIGFIPGSADPPSATQTCNPCASQRSCRTFVCSVLTCGLYRVCERSILAPCLAPNESSTDEPERISLRAVNPEDKKEEDATDWLGDVCIGGVKVDSPRVYLDAVEKPPSYVSPPSSYTRPNQPSLHESMRFDDWDDAEEDVDSLITKKLLELYSEYQIEELARCTSDSLFLRKSKAINHLINSLAEEHQMGEQEVECRLVRGIIRISTRKSRRKPAVSRRERTLSDSGNETMKESDSYTFSNNNDYKSNPNIQISELTSSDQHARDMWRNNGGHTSSSPTAYSSAHTGTTSSGVPLLQTSVRT